The following are encoded together in the Pectobacterium punjabense genome:
- the tehB gene encoding SAM-dependent methyltransferase TehB produces the protein MQDLICYKKMPQWNSQTLPAAFQEKHNTQEGTWAKLTVLKGEMTFSMLTEDGETLETFHFSEQNQPPFVEPQAWHRIVSFSDDLECQLSFFCSAEDFYHKKYGLTRTHSEVINAVQHIKPGKTLDLGCGGGRNSLYLNLRGFDVTACDKHEQSIDSLNNIIKSEALDNIRAGVYNINLAEIKEQYDFILSTVVLMFLERDRIPHIISNMQDSTVAGGYNLIIAAMSTEDCPCPMPFSFTFKEGELKNYYAGWEILKYNEDMGELHKTDAQGNRIKLRFATLLARKP, from the coding sequence ATGCAAGATCTCATTTGTTATAAGAAGATGCCGCAGTGGAACAGCCAAACGTTGCCCGCCGCGTTTCAGGAAAAGCACAACACGCAGGAAGGCACGTGGGCAAAATTGACCGTGTTGAAAGGAGAAATGACCTTTTCCATGCTGACTGAAGACGGTGAGACGCTGGAGACATTCCATTTTTCTGAGCAGAACCAGCCACCGTTTGTGGAACCGCAGGCGTGGCACCGCATTGTTTCGTTCTCTGACGATCTGGAATGCCAGCTCAGCTTTTTCTGCTCAGCGGAAGATTTCTACCATAAAAAATACGGTCTGACGCGAACCCATTCCGAAGTCATCAACGCCGTACAGCACATCAAACCGGGCAAAACGCTGGATTTAGGTTGCGGCGGCGGGCGTAACTCGCTGTATCTTAACCTGCGCGGGTTTGACGTGACCGCCTGTGACAAGCATGAGCAAAGCATTGATTCGCTGAATAACATCATCAAGAGCGAAGCATTGGACAACATCCGCGCAGGCGTTTACAACATCAATCTGGCGGAAATAAAAGAGCAGTACGACTTTATCCTATCAACCGTCGTGCTGATGTTTTTGGAGCGTGACCGCATTCCGCACATCATCAGCAATATGCAAGACAGCACAGTTGCGGGTGGCTATAACCTGATTATTGCCGCGATGTCGACAGAAGATTGTCCGTGCCCGATGCCCTTCTCATTTACCTTTAAAGAAGGCGAGCTGAAGAACTATTACGCCGGCTGGGAGATCCTCAAATATAACGAGGATATGGGCGAACTACACAAGACAGATGCGCAGGGTAATCGCATCAAACTACGCTTCGCTACGCTGCTGGCAAGAAAGCCCTAA
- the ribB gene encoding 3,4-dihydroxy-2-butanone-4-phosphate synthase yields MNQTLLSEFGNPTERVERALDALRHGRGVLVLDDEDRENEGDMIFSAENMTVEQMALTIRHGSGIVCLCLTEERRQQLELPMMVEKNSSHYQTAFTVTIEAAEGVTTGVSAADRLTTIRAAIADNAKPSDLNRPGHVFPLRAQPGGVLTRGGHTEATVDLMTLAGLKPSGVLCELTNDDGSMAHAPEVITFAKQHDMPVLTIEDLVAYRIAAERKAS; encoded by the coding sequence ATGAATCAGACATTACTTTCTGAATTTGGCAATCCTACCGAACGCGTAGAACGCGCCCTTGATGCATTGCGTCATGGCCGCGGCGTGCTGGTGCTGGATGATGAAGATCGTGAAAACGAAGGTGACATGATCTTTTCCGCTGAAAATATGACTGTTGAACAAATGGCGCTGACGATTCGTCACGGCAGTGGCATTGTGTGCCTGTGCCTGACGGAAGAGCGTCGCCAGCAGTTGGAATTGCCGATGATGGTGGAGAAGAACTCCAGCCATTACCAAACGGCATTCACCGTAACCATCGAAGCCGCTGAAGGCGTGACGACGGGGGTTTCTGCTGCCGACCGCCTGACCACCATTCGTGCCGCGATTGCGGATAACGCCAAGCCGAGCGATCTGAATCGCCCCGGCCACGTATTCCCGCTGCGCGCCCAGCCGGGTGGCGTGTTAACGCGCGGTGGTCACACTGAAGCAACGGTTGACCTGATGACGCTGGCTGGCCTGAAGCCGTCTGGTGTTCTGTGTGAACTGACGAACGACGATGGCTCAATGGCGCACGCGCCGGAAGTCATCACGTTTGCCAAACAGCACGATATGCCGGTGCTGACGATTGAAGATCTGGTTGCTTACCGCATTGCGGCAGAGCGCAAAGCCAGCTGA
- the norW gene encoding NADH:flavorubredoxin reductase NorW, translating into MMKDIVIIGAGFAARQLIRQLRKLDAHCPIRLITADSGDEYNKPDLSHVMSLQQHADDLTKMSATAFAEENRIALLANTRVTAIDRHAQQVICGTDRYDYHKLVFATGASAIVPPIPGREHMLTLNSQQEYRTHESRLWQAERILVLGAGLIGTELAMDLGRAGKHVTLVDCASSILPALMPPEVSARLLFTLTQQGISLLLNTTVQQLEKTETGIQATFTDGRAVEVDDVLSAVGLQANTSLAQAADLAVRKGIQTNQQLQTTDPQIYALGDCAEIGGKLLPFLQPIQLSAITLAKNLLGGNETLALPPMLVKIKTPLFPLQMAGDTTGDDLHWQQEWNEQGMVAKALDGQQKLRAFVVGGERMKEAFPLLRQLSITV; encoded by the coding sequence ATGATGAAAGATATTGTGATTATTGGCGCGGGCTTTGCCGCCCGCCAGCTCATCCGGCAGTTGCGCAAGTTGGATGCACACTGCCCTATCCGCCTGATTACTGCCGACAGCGGCGATGAGTACAACAAGCCGGATCTGAGCCATGTGATGAGTCTGCAACAGCATGCCGACGATCTGACCAAGATGTCGGCAACCGCGTTTGCTGAAGAAAACCGCATTGCGCTGCTGGCCAATACGCGCGTCACCGCCATTGACCGCCATGCGCAACAGGTCATCTGCGGCACGGATCGTTACGATTACCACAAACTGGTATTCGCAACTGGAGCCAGCGCCATCGTGCCACCGATTCCGGGGCGCGAACACATGCTGACGCTCAATAGTCAGCAGGAATATCGCACTCACGAAAGCCGGCTCTGGCAGGCAGAACGCATACTGGTGCTCGGTGCCGGGCTCATCGGCACCGAACTGGCGATGGATTTAGGTCGAGCGGGAAAACATGTCACGTTGGTTGACTGTGCCAGCAGCATTCTGCCCGCGTTGATGCCACCCGAAGTCAGCGCACGCCTGCTATTCACGCTGACGCAACAGGGCATTTCGCTGCTGCTGAATACGACCGTGCAGCAGCTAGAGAAAACTGAAACCGGTATACAGGCTACGTTTACCGACGGGCGAGCTGTCGAGGTGGACGACGTCCTCTCTGCTGTCGGTTTGCAGGCCAATACATCATTGGCACAAGCGGCAGATTTGGCGGTGCGGAAAGGCATCCAGACCAATCAACAGTTACAGACTACCGATCCACAGATTTATGCGCTGGGCGACTGTGCGGAAATTGGCGGTAAGTTGCTACCTTTCCTGCAACCGATTCAACTCAGCGCCATTACGCTGGCGAAAAATTTGCTGGGGGGTAATGAGACGCTGGCACTGCCACCGATGCTGGTTAAAATCAAGACGCCGCTGTTTCCCTTACAAATGGCTGGTGATACTACCGGCGACGATTTGCACTGGCAGCAGGAATGGAACGAACAGGGGATGGTGGCGAAAGCGCTGGACGGTCAGCAGAAACTGCGTGCCTTTGTAGTCGGCGGTGAACGGATGAAAGAGGCGTTTCCACTGCTGCGACAGCTTTCCATTACCGTTTGA